aagaaggagggttGCGTGGTCTAAAGGTTcggaaaaggggaaattaAGGCATAACAAATGAGTTCGGTAAAGAGTAAAGGCTCAAGTTGTtccacagctgatgttgtgCGCATCGATGGAATATATTACGATACGGCAAAACTCGCGGCAATTCATTGCGGTGGCCCAACGATGGTAAATATGGCAAATGGTACGGATTGCACACGTGTATTCCTCAGCTACCACCGTCGTCGGTTTCCCCACGAAAAATACAAGTCGCTGCAGGTTTCACCTTCGGATGTGTTGGATGGTGCGGTCACCGATGAACCCGACACTACAAACTTTGATAAATATTTGGACTTGTGCTCACTGATACGTCCCGTCATTGCCCCGACTGGAGGTTTTGCACCATGGCATTATTTCATCAAGGCGTTATTTTGGTGCagtcttgttttcttcttggaTATTTATGCAATATTTGCCTTTAGGCCCTTCTACCTCACTATCATCCAATCATTAGCCATGGCAATGGTGGGACTTAATGTGCAGCATGATGCCAATCACGGCGCTATTAGCCGCTACCCGCTCATTAACACAATTTTTGGACTCACTCAAGACATATTGGGTGGAAGCCGCATCAGTTGGATCATTCATCATGATTTCATTCATCACGTGTACACAAACGAACCTCATCATGACTTGGATCTGGATATTCCCTTATTGAGACTTCATCGCTTCGTTCCCAAGCGGCTGTGTTATGCATTTCagcatatttattttcttcttctagAGGCCGTGTTTGGGCCTGTTCATGTTATATCCAGCATGAAATTTGTTTGGCAGGGTCCCACTACGAAACAGCGGTTCCTGCAGCGAGAGTGGACAATGAGCCGAATTTTGACACTTATTCCACCACTGCGTCTTGCCCTTAACATTCTTCACGCGCCAACGCTCCTCCATGCATTAATCTCGACATTCCTGCAATATGCAATTGGCGGAATGTAcctcgctttctttttcctcatttcccACAACTTCCATGGAGTGAGGAAAGACGGAACTGAGGTGGGGGAGTGTTTTGTGAAGGCGCAAGTGGAAACAAGTAGTAGTGTTGGTGGTTGGTGGCTGGCACAGCTTAATGGTGGGCTAAACTACCAAATAGAACATCATTTATTCCCCCGTGTGCACCATAGTTATTACCACTACCTTGCTCCTATTGTGCGGGATTACTGTACGAAACTCGGTATTTCGTACACACGCTTCGATACCGTGTTGGATAACGTCGTGAGCACCTCTAAACACCTCGCCCAGTTCGGAAAAGGCATAGAAGACAAACGGTTGTGATTGCTGGTGAGCTAACTCTCAGAGCTTTAAGGAATGTAACACATAACACGAACTTAACTTAAATTAACCTTTTGTATGAATAAAACAGTTGCTTGCCCACATTGCCGAATGGCTGTTGTGGACAAGTGACGACACGAAATGGAAGTTGAAGCGTGTCACAAAATAAACTAGAGGGGGTGACGGGAGGCGTAAAAGCATCTTTCGTACCACTGAACGGAGCGCCGTTGGCGTTGTGTACATTGCATTTTCCACTGGTAATTATGTGCTTCAGCTCTTTGAAACATACATGTGGACGACATGAGGGAATGTTTTcttggctttttttttccttttactatTTACTGCtgcagttattattattattattatttatttttttttttgtaatgtTCTGTGCNNNNNNNNNNNNNNNNNNNNNNNNNNNNNNNNNNNNNNNNNNNNNNNNNNNNNNNNNNNNNNNNNNNNNNNNNNNNNNNNNNNNNNNNNNNNNNNNNNNNNNNNNNNNNNNNNNNNNNNNNNNNNNNNNNNNNNNNNNNNNNNNNNNNNNNNNNNNNNNNNNNNNNNNNNNNNNNNNNNNNNNNNNNNNNNNNNNNNNNNNNNNNNNNNNNNNNNNNNNNNNNNNNNNNNNNNNNNNNNNNNNNNNNNNNNNNNNNNNNNNNNNNNNNNNNNNNNNNNNNNNNNNNNNNNNNNNNNNNNNNNNNNNNNNNNNNNNNNNNNNNNNNNNNNNNNNNNNNNNNNNNNNNNNNNNNNNNNNNNNNNNNNNNNNNNNNNNNNNNNNNNNNNNNNNNNNNNNNNNNNNNNNNNNNNNNNNNNNNNNNNNNNNNNNNNNNNNNNNNNNNNNNNNNNNNNNNNNNNNNNNNNNNNNNNNNNNNNNNNNNNNNNNNNNNNNNNNNNNNNNNNNNNNNNNNNNNNNNNNNNNNNNNNNNNNNNNNNNNNNNNNNNNNNNNNNNNNNNNNNNNNNNNNNNNNNNNNNNNNNNNNNNNNNNNNNNNNNNNNNNNNNNNNNNNNNNNNNNNNNNNNNNNNAAAGAATAAGTGGAGTCCGGGGGAGCAGCTGCGGGCGGATATCCGCAACTTCAGGGAAAAGAATTCTCTTGAAGAAGTTATCGTACTTTGGACAGCGAACACCGAACGCTTCTCAGGGCATATCACCGGGGTTCATGACACTGCTGATCATTTGATCGATGCCATACGGcgaaatgaaaatgaaattgCCCCTTCCGTACTGTATGCAACAGCAGCTATTATGGAAGGCTGCAGTTATGTCAACGGAGCTCCACAAAATACCTTATGTGCTGGCCTTATAGAGCTTGCCCGTAGGCAtggtgtgtttgttgttggggATGACTTTAAAAGTGGTCAAACAAAGGTGAAAAGTGGCCTGGTGGAGTTCTTCATGGATGCCGGTATTAAACCCGAGTGCATAGCCAGCTACAACCATCTTGGCAATAATGACGGATATAACTTGGCAGCCCCAAAGCAGTTTCGTTCGAAGGAGGTTACGAAAGGCGGTGTGCTGGACGATATGGTATCGTCAAACAGTATTCTTTACCCACCAGGAAGCCGAGGCCCTGATCACTGCATTGTTATTAAGTACCTCCCGTATGTGGGTGACAGCAAACGTGCATTGGATGAGTACTACTTCTCAATATTTATGGGAGGTGAACAAACAGTGGTGCTCCATAACACATGCCAGGACTCGTTGCTGGCTGCACCACTTATCATTGATTTGGTTGTGCTAACTGAGTTGATGCACCGTGTCACCGTGACGCAATGCGATGGGGAAGATTGTTGtgacaagaaggaaaaaatgacgTCATATACGCATATGGAAACGGTGCTTTCACTTTTATCTTACTTGCTGAAGGCTCCACGTGTTCCGGAGGGAACACCTGTGGTGAATGGACTAAACCGACAGGGGCAAGCCATTAAGAATGTATTGCGTGCACTCGTTGGACTTCCACCGGATAACAATATGCAACTGGAATGTCGACTGCCTTTCCTTCGCGGCGTGGGAAGTTGATAgtgcaaaggaaaaaaaaaaagaaaagcgactTTGACTGAACAAAGTGGGCATGTGCAGTTTGTTTAAGCGTGCgcatgtgcatgtgtgtacaCACAGAAGGTAGCTGAATGTAACCGTCTACTTCGTTCCGCATATTTTGACTTAATAGCGGTAGGGTTGCGATTCCGCGCCTGTATGATAATAAAGGCAATTCAAACGCACAGCCGCGGTTTGTAATGACAAATGCAACACGTGTGTATATTACTCCAAAGATGGTGGTAAAATAGAGGAGGCATGTGCGTGGAGGGAGGGGCGAAGAGATCGGGAACGGGATCGGGGGAACCACGTGTGTTATTATCCACATGGCTCCATTTATCAATCGGATTTGTGAGGGTTCTCTTCATTCCctgatgttttcttttcatttatctattcgtgtgcgtgtgaaaaggtttaaaaaaaaaagatagggAAGGAGCGTTACGTCCctatcaaaaagaaaaaaaacattgagTTTTTTCTACCTTATTTTGTGTTGACAAAAATCAATACATTCCTTCATATTCGGGCTCGTCTCCATTATGACTTCCTCCATACGTGCTAagaggaaatggagaaaGCATGTGAAGCTGGTTTAGcgtttgttctttttgtgttgttgttgttgttgttttcgcaaAATGGAAGGAACGAAATTTGAGCCCGCTCACAAACCCTCAGTTACAACCGATGGAGGTCGCGTGTTTCAGCAGCCAGCGAATGCGCTCATCAAAGGCAAAGTTTCCCTTGGGAAAATTAGTTACGTTTGAATAATAGCACCTGTCGCCCGAAACTCCATGGGAAGGATTCAGTGAGTTTATACCCTAATAATTACCCTTTTCTATGAGGAGCGTTGCCCTCCCGTCTTCTTAATTATCGCTTGTTTCCTCCGCAACGGGCCGTGAGGACAAAAACACAacgcttttttccccccttttggaGGAACTTGGTATGGTCTAGCAGGgtccgtttgtttgttgggtgttttgttttgaataCTTTTTTCGTACAACTCTCCGTTAACTCACGTCGTTGTGgggttgtaaaaaaaaaaaaaaagaaagaaagaaagaaaaggtgtcATTGTCCCACTCGACTGTAGcggtggggaaaaaaaaacattactTTCGCGTGCATCAGCAGACGGTCAGGCGTCTGACGCGCCCACAGCTctgttctttccctcttgtcGCCCTCAAAcatatgccttttttttttccgggtgtttgtttgcttgcctGCTCACTTTAAATTGCTTTTCCACTCCCCTTTCCCGTTTGCATTCTACTTTGGTATTTTATTTCGTTTGGATACCCTCTCTGTTAACCTCGGAAAAAGTAAATTAACACAATATAGAATCCACAAAAGGcgtgaagtgaaggaagtggTGGAGAGGGTGGGCACGCCAGTAGTAACAGGGACGACAAAACAGACTCAGTTGCCTCTGCTATTGTTCCTTTGCAccatttcgtgtgtgtgtgtgtgtgtttgagtgcaaagacaagaaagaaaggaaaaggagtgcgagggaaagggaaagggataCATCAAGGTTGAGTTGTATATAAACTTACACTTTTATTTTCGCTAGGAACCGCGGGATGCCTTTAAGGACCGATTACGCTCGCTATCCGCGTGATGTGCGTGAAAAACAGAACGTGACGCGGCCCGCCGGGGAGCGGCGCCTGGCGGATCTTCACCTCACCGCATACCCCAGTGTTCTCAACAGTAATGCACTGGCAGCAGCAGATTCATCTGAAACCCCGCCAAAGCCCGTTGCGCAGAACAAACCGTACATGGAGAAACCTCCAGTGGAGCTGATGACAACAAATCAGTTGACCGCGCTCCTCAGCAAAATGGCGAAAGAGGAGGCACTCAAGGACACAACGAAGGGTACGCCACTCGGTGGCGTGGAGTGTACGGAACTGGATCGCAAAACAACCTACCGACTCGATTATTGCAACAAGGACGTGCCGGGATTTCACACACGGCAGCGGGTTATACCAGACTACATGAAGAACTGGACTGAGACAGAGAAGGATGATATCCGAGAAGCCAGGAAGTATCCTTATCTCTCTATCCCGCAGAGTGTGCTTAATTGTCGACCAACTACGTACCGCCGTGATTACATTCCGACAGCACAGCCCAACGAATACAGGACTCTCTCTCACAAGACAAACCTCCAGGATATGCCTCCATCCTTCGCGTACTCAACGTATGCACTGGATGATCCACGGCGCATCATTAAGTACGACGAGGTTGTGGCCGCGTGCAGCAAACCAAAATGCATGCTGTGGAAGAGTTATAGTCCGCGCGATTCTTTCCGTGCGAAGACAGGAGTTGCAAAGGACGTTGCCGAGGAGTTGAGACTACTGCAAGAGTTGCGAGGGCCATCGAATCGATCGTCGGAATCGAGCTCCGTGGCTGGGAAACAGAGGGAAAGCAGTGTTGAATGCAAGAAACCGATTCTCTTGCCAGGGTTGCGTGGAATGGGATATCGTATGGCACCGGGTGATGGCAAGGAGTACATTTGGCTTCCTCGAGATCACTTTTGTCATCGAATCGTATATGACTACTAGAACTTCTGCCAGCAGTTTGTTCGTGTAACAACTGTCATCTGACTTACACTGATTGGCACTGAGACAAAAGGATATGGTTGACGTATGTAGAGATTTTATATGAAAATTGTGTGTTCCTACAATTGGCTTGAGCAGGTCCCTATTCCAATGGAATCTGTACTATATGTCCGCAGGGGTGTGGATGCCTTTCCACCTCCCCAGGCGAATGAAGGGAACGCAAGAGAGCCCTCTCTCGtgtacagaaaaagaaaaggggggaaggagaaagaaagagaggtgtTTGGCATTATGTGGGTATGCATGACTCTTCTCTCGCTCTcccgctctctctctccctctcttaccttgtacattttcttttttgtgtgccgTCCCTCCTACTTCGCCTGATGAGCACAACCTCACTGCTATTATTAACTTCATCACCATGACACTTCCGGCAAATCCTGTTAGGGTCACACTGGCACGGGTAAAGCACATTTTGCCCATGTTTACATAACTCTATCTTTAATTTCATTTCTTCGTGTTTTGCCTTCCTTCCACCCCCGCACCGCCCCACGTACGCACGTGCGCCGTGTTCCTAAGGTAACACAAGGAACATAAATCAAGCGATTACACATGGCTTCCGACTTGCAGAAGTCGCGGAACACAGTAACCGCTGTGCGGAAAATGTTAGTCGGCGACCTTAAGGACAACCCTGACGAGCGCCTGAAGGTGTACAACATGCTTGCCGACACTCCATTTAAAGGCACGGGAAAGTCGCCATCGGATCACTGGGTTTCCATGATGTTAAAGGCGGTGCAGGATCCCTGGTCTCGCATCCGAAAGTTAGGGAGACAATGTCTTCTACGCATCGCCTCCACGCAAACAGGCGTGCAAAAAAAGCGCTATATCAAGCAGCTGTTAAATCTCGTGCGGGACAGGTGGCCACGAGTTAGAAATTGGtatgaaaaagagggattGCTCCTTCTGTTGCTCGATGTCCTTAGCTTCGCGGAGCCCATCTCGTTAGAGGAAGGTTTGTTAGCAAATATGCTGCTTCTATTGGTTCTACCGTCGGTGTCCGATCCTCAGTTACCGGTAAGTGACGCTGCGGTTGAGGTGGCACTTCTTGTCACACAGCGTAGCGAAAACCTCGCTTCCTTCACAGTAGATTACAACGTGGTAGCACTCAGAAAGACATGTATCTTTGACAAAACCGGTGTTTCGGATCCTCTCACTACTGCTGGACATCTCGGCTGTTTGGCAAAGCTCCTGGCGCTGCATGCAGGGTTGTATACTACCCGTTTGATGGCAGACCTGCATCCAATTCTCCAGCAGTTGTCTGCTTATCCTGCTGCTAGTCTTCGCCAACAGGTAGCTCGAGTATGGGCGCTACGCTCCGTAGAAAACTTTGACATGGCTCTTACCACAATGGTTGAGAAGGCACACGCCCCCTCAGATAGTGATGAGTGGTGGTGCGTGGTAGAGACACTTCTCATGGCACTGCAGGAACAATTAACGTATTACCTGTGCTTCCCGGAGAAGGCAAGGGCGCTAAAGCAAATGGCACGCGGAACCATCGTTAAGTCACTTTACGCAGTTCTGGTCCTGATTGAGGCAAAGCAGTTCGAGGTGGCTCGTATGGCGAAGCAGGTTTTGCCTCTGCTCACGCAGTTTGTGGTTCGATTTACGGAATCCCTCGCATTCCTGGGGGAGTTGTTGGGTAAAGAAGCCGCACGATTTCAGGAGCGCACGAACTtcgctttccctttcctgtCTGATTTAGTCTGGTTTTTGGTAATTCGACGGTATGTGCGGCCCGCTGGGGAGGCAACAGCAGTGCAAAAGGCCGTGATGCAATACCTGATTCCGAGCCTTGTTGGGGAAGGAGATGTGAGCGGCAACATCGACACTGAAGGCGTAGCAGCAACCCGGGGGCATGTCGACGACCCGCTGTCTGTCATACTTGTCTGCACTTACTTTCCCGAATGCTTAAAGGAACCCGCCGGCAAAAGACTTTTGAAGTTTGCCATTGATGAGGCGGCGTGGCGGAAGGCATTTTCACGTTTCGGGAATGTTGTCCAATACGCATCAGATTTCACACTTTTAATCAGGCAGGAGGAAGTGTCAGCGAGGCAGCTGTTGCCGTTATGGTTAAATTGGCTAGCTGGAGCGTATACACATCAGCAGTGCTTGATACTGGATGCAATAAAGGTTGCTATCGCCCCAAAGGAGCAGTTAGTAGGACGAAAGCGCCTCTCATTTGCATATCATTCGGCTTTCTACGCGCCCACAATGAAAGATGAAGGGGAGGAAGTACCGCTCGGTTTCCACTGGCTGAAGCAGCGCTTCCCAAGCGAGGAGTTGCTGCCAGAGACGCAGCCGGTGCCTATGAATAATATGGAGGGGGTGGAAGATGTCTTGGGCGACCTCCACAACGTGGTATACCGAAAACTGTACGCCTACAAAGGCACGGAACCATCAGTCCTTAATGCGGTGCGTTCCTTAATGATGGCGGAGTGTGGGGCTATGCCACAGCATAAAACACTTGCCGCTGTCGTCTCCGCCGTTGTCACACGCTTGGACAGTGTGGCATCCGAGTGGCGCGGTGTGTTGGTAACGCAGGGTGCAAAATCGGTCGGCGAAACCACCGCCGCCACGTCCAGGACGGGGGATGCACCATCTGGTGGTTGCAATAATTGGGATGATTCCGACAGTGAGGAAAACGTCGCAGGTGTAAGTCCGGATGAAGAGATACGGAATGCACGAACAACCCTGTCTGCATTAGTTTACACACATTTTGATGGGAGGGAAGAGGCTTTTGTTCAAGCTGTTTGTGCCACGGGTTCTGAGGATGTGAGGAAGTTGCTGCGCTAATTGTGGATGGCCGAcacgtgcacacacacacacacacacacacacacacacacacacaacgtCGCGGCCCACCCTTCAGACTTTCTCCAGTCCCACGGGGAATTAACGTTTGTTGTTCGTTTAGCTCGCCGTCCCATCGGAGTTGACACGGGTTTTGTGTGCGTAGCGTCGGTCCGACATGCACTAGGTTACAG
This region of Trypanosoma brucei gambiense DAL972 chromosome 10, complete sequence genomic DNA includes:
- a CDS encoding myo-inositol-1-phosphate synthase, putative, with amino-acid sequence MEGCSYVNGAPQNTLCAGLIELARRHGVFVVGDDFKSGQTKVKSGLVEFFMDAGIKPECIASYNHLGNNDGYNLAAPKQFRSKEVTKGGVLDDMVSSNSILYPPGSRGPDHCIVIKYLPYVGDSKRALDEYYFSIFMGGEQTVVLHNTCQDSLLAAPLIIDLVVLTELMHRVTVTQCDGEDCCDKKEKMTSYTHMETVLSLLSYLLKAPRVPEGTPVVNGLNRQGQAIKNVLRALVGLPPDNNMQLECRLPFLRGVGS
- a CDS encoding delta-6 fatty acid desaturase, putative, with product MVNMANGTDCTRVFLSYHRRRFPHEKYKSLQVSPSDVLDGAVTDEPDTTNFDKYLDLCSLIRPVIAPTGGFAPWHYFIKALFWCSLVFFLDIYAIFAFRPFYLTIIQSLAMAMVGLNVQHDANHGAISRYPLINTIFGLTQDILGGSRISWIIHHDFIHHVYTNEPHHDLDLDIPLLRLHRFVPKRLCYAFQHIYFLLLEAVFGPVHVISSMKFVWQGPTTKQRFLQREWTMSRILTLIPPLRLALNILHAPTLLHALISTFLQYAIGGMYLAFFFLISHNFHGVRKDGTEVGECFVKAQVETSSSVGGWWLAQLNGGLNYQIEHHLFPRVHHSYYHYLAPIVRDYCTKLGISYTRFDTVLDNVVSTSKHLAQFGKGIEDKRL